The Caulifigura coniformis genome includes a region encoding these proteins:
- a CDS encoding FHA domain-containing protein, translated as MQSSLELGQLVPRGGGDPIPLPKANLVIGRRDGCDIVLEYPNVSSHHCQLEMQNGYWHVRDLRSRNGIKVNGERVDAKFLLPGDVLAIAKHHFSIEYQPKADAPPPVDESPFAMSLLEKAGLEERREARRRAPALPPAARRNGAAPGKNFSADEDAAAAWLMDDE; from the coding sequence ATGCAGTCATCGTTGGAACTGGGCCAGTTGGTGCCGCGCGGCGGCGGCGATCCGATTCCTCTGCCGAAGGCGAATCTCGTGATCGGGCGTCGCGACGGGTGCGACATCGTTCTGGAGTATCCGAACGTCTCGTCGCATCACTGCCAGCTCGAGATGCAGAACGGCTACTGGCACGTGCGCGATCTGCGCAGCCGCAACGGCATCAAGGTGAACGGCGAGCGGGTGGATGCGAAGTTCCTGCTCCCGGGCGATGTGCTGGCGATCGCCAAGCATCATTTTTCGATCGAGTATCAGCCGAAGGCGGATGCTCCGCCGCCGGTGGACGAAAGCCCGTTCGCGATGAGCCTGCTGGAAAAAGCAGGGCTCGAAGAGCGGCGCGAGGCACGGCGCCGCGCCCCTGCCCTCCCGCCGGCTGCCCGGCGCAACGGAGCGGCTCCCGGCAAGAACTTCTCAGCGGATGAAGACGCCGCAGCCGCCTGGCTGATGGACGACGAGTAA
- a CDS encoding HD domain-containing protein, with protein MERAWRVAAIAHAGQHRKATEIPYLVHPAAVALILQRSGFADEHLLAAAVLHDVVEDTDWTLERLADQFPPDVLEIVDVLTEKKHDEQGVKRPWAKRKAEKLERISKSSIGSRAVWLADKRHNLETMAFDHIDDPDFWSRFNAPKESLLKSYRDGVEAARHGDPRLEHLAEECLELLAKLEEQS; from the coding sequence ATGGAACGCGCCTGGCGCGTGGCCGCGATCGCTCATGCGGGACAGCATCGCAAGGCGACCGAAATTCCCTACCTGGTGCATCCGGCGGCCGTCGCGCTGATCCTGCAACGGTCGGGCTTCGCGGATGAACATCTGCTGGCGGCGGCCGTGCTGCATGATGTCGTCGAGGACACCGACTGGACGCTCGAGCGGCTGGCGGATCAGTTTCCGCCGGATGTCCTCGAGATCGTCGACGTGCTGACCGAGAAGAAGCACGATGAGCAGGGAGTGAAACGCCCGTGGGCGAAACGGAAGGCGGAAAAGCTGGAGCGGATTTCGAAGTCGTCAATCGGGAGCCGGGCGGTGTGGCTGGCGGACAAGCGTCACAACCTGGAGACGATGGCGTTCGATCACATTGATGACCCCGATTTCTGGTCGCGATTCAATGCGCCGAAAGAGTCGCTCCTGAAGAGCTACCGCGACGGAGTGGAAGCGGCGCGGCACGGCGATCCGCGTCTGGAGCATCTGGCCGAGGAATGCCTCGAACTTCTGGCAAAACTCGAGGAGCAGTCGTAG
- a CDS encoding APC family permease, whose translation MDVRPLEPVGSESESGNVLPRTLNLRDAIAIVVGSIIGSGIFMKEPTIAKTVGSFGPILGVWLIVGILSWCGSLASGELSAMMPQAGGPYVYLRAAYGRLPAFLWGWTEFWVMRTSALGTLACACVIYLEALLPESQQPGHVMDGIFAGAILVGLAMINIRGTRWGANFQNLTTIIKVGFLIVLIVAPWLTGKANPENLAPLAPEKVDFDFWKAIAIAMLAVKWPYDGWSNLGFIAGEVKNPQRNMPAALTVGMAIIVAIYMATILSYHLVLPFHEVATAGPIAAKVSEVLFGPIGAVICAIGVTISALGAANSNMLTVPRIYFAVARDGLLPEAVSRLHPVYKTPANAIRMQTTWALCLLAIVFAYTSKSKIGVRDAFDHLSDFVIFGGEIFYGLTIAAVFVLRWRRPDLPRPYKTFGYPFTPFLYLVGAVAVLASFLTSLEKIQQMCFGFLLIGAGIPYYLWASRTRRGRSGTEGVV comes from the coding sequence ATGGACGTGCGTCCGCTGGAGCCTGTCGGTTCGGAATCGGAATCCGGAAACGTTCTGCCACGGACGCTCAACCTGCGCGACGCGATCGCGATTGTCGTCGGGTCGATCATCGGCTCGGGCATCTTCATGAAGGAACCGACGATCGCCAAGACGGTCGGTTCCTTCGGACCGATCCTGGGTGTGTGGCTGATCGTGGGCATTCTCAGCTGGTGCGGCTCGCTGGCGAGCGGCGAACTGTCGGCCATGATGCCGCAGGCGGGAGGGCCTTACGTCTACCTCCGCGCGGCGTACGGGCGGCTGCCGGCGTTCCTGTGGGGCTGGACCGAATTCTGGGTCATGCGGACGTCGGCCCTGGGCACCCTGGCCTGCGCCTGCGTCATCTACCTGGAAGCGCTGCTTCCCGAATCGCAGCAGCCGGGGCATGTGATGGACGGCATCTTTGCCGGCGCCATCCTCGTCGGACTGGCGATGATCAACATCCGCGGCACGCGCTGGGGTGCGAACTTTCAGAACCTGACGACGATCATCAAGGTCGGGTTCCTGATCGTCCTGATCGTCGCGCCGTGGCTCACCGGGAAGGCCAACCCGGAGAACCTCGCGCCGCTGGCGCCGGAGAAGGTCGACTTCGACTTCTGGAAGGCGATTGCGATTGCGATGCTCGCGGTGAAATGGCCCTACGACGGCTGGTCGAACCTGGGATTCATTGCAGGCGAAGTGAAGAACCCGCAGCGGAACATGCCGGCCGCGCTGACGGTCGGCATGGCGATCATCGTCGCGATCTACATGGCGACGATTCTCAGCTACCACCTCGTGCTCCCGTTTCACGAAGTGGCGACGGCCGGCCCCATCGCGGCCAAAGTGAGCGAAGTGCTGTTCGGCCCGATCGGCGCGGTGATCTGTGCGATCGGCGTCACGATCTCCGCGCTGGGAGCGGCGAACTCCAACATGCTGACGGTTCCGCGGATCTATTTTGCCGTGGCCCGTGACGGGCTGCTTCCGGAGGCGGTGAGCCGGCTGCATCCGGTCTACAAGACTCCAGCCAATGCGATCCGCATGCAGACGACGTGGGCCCTGTGCCTGCTGGCGATCGTGTTCGCGTACACGTCGAAATCGAAGATCGGCGTGCGGGACGCCTTCGACCACCTGTCGGACTTCGTGATCTTCGGCGGTGAAATCTTCTACGGGCTGACGATCGCGGCCGTGTTCGTTTTGAGGTGGCGACGTCCCGATCTGCCGCGTCCCTACAAGACGTTCGGCTATCCGTTCACGCCGTTCCTGTATCTCGTGGGGGCCGTGGCGGTGCTGGCGAGCTTTCTCACGAGTCTCGAGAAGATCCAGCAGATGTGTTTCGGGTTCCTGCTGATCGGGGCGGGCATCCCCTACTACCTGTGGGCTTCCCGAACGAGGCGCGGCCGATCCGGCACGGAAGGGGTGGTCTAA
- the zwf gene encoding glucose-6-phosphate dehydrogenase codes for MNDLTLMIFGASGDLTARKLIPALYQLHCNGFLPQKAAIVGVARREKTDDSFRAEMQAAVREFRKNDYTDELWQAFARRLRYAQVDIESDSAAPALRDRIQSIESEEGLSGNRIVYLATAPELFLPSVEALDKAGLVHPMEQAEKLRVVIEKPFGHDLESAQQLSQSLGRILREKQIYRIDHYLGKETVQNLLLFRFGNSIFEPMFNRNHVDHVQITVAESQGIEGGRGGYYDKSGALRDVLQNHVLQLLSLVAMEPPASFSGEYIRNEKLKVLQSLVPGRSGPVSGWAVAGQYAAAAIKGQRVKAYLDEDRIPTDSRRETFVALEARIDNWRWAGVPFYLRTGKRLPQRVTEIAIQFKLPPLNLFSTVECEGTMCDLVEARPNTLVFHIQPRESITLSFSAKRPGMQYQVQPVDMEFDYQQSFDVAMPEAYERLLLDVIRGDSTLFTRSDELEAAWKFCDPILEAWENPDHHPELYAGGTWGPKAAQELLSRSGRHWYVSEPKSNGHAKAETPV; via the coding sequence ATGAACGACCTCACTCTGATGATCTTCGGCGCCTCCGGAGATCTCACCGCCCGCAAGCTGATTCCCGCTCTCTACCAGCTGCACTGCAACGGCTTCCTTCCCCAGAAAGCGGCGATCGTCGGCGTCGCCCGGCGGGAGAAAACGGACGACTCGTTCCGCGCGGAGATGCAGGCTGCCGTCCGCGAGTTCCGCAAGAACGACTACACCGACGAGCTCTGGCAGGCGTTTGCGCGCCGTCTGCGATATGCCCAGGTCGACATCGAATCCGATTCCGCCGCCCCCGCGCTCCGCGACCGCATTCAGTCCATCGAATCGGAAGAAGGCCTCAGCGGAAATCGCATCGTCTACCTCGCCACCGCGCCCGAACTCTTCCTGCCCAGCGTCGAAGCGCTCGACAAGGCCGGCCTCGTCCACCCCATGGAGCAGGCGGAAAAGCTCCGCGTCGTCATCGAGAAGCCGTTCGGCCACGATCTCGAATCGGCCCAGCAACTGAGCCAGTCGCTGGGGAGAATCCTCCGCGAAAAGCAGATCTACCGCATCGACCACTACCTGGGAAAAGAAACCGTCCAGAACCTGCTGCTGTTCCGGTTCGGTAACTCGATCTTCGAACCGATGTTCAATCGGAACCACGTCGACCATGTGCAGATCACCGTGGCCGAATCGCAGGGGATCGAGGGGGGCCGCGGCGGCTACTACGACAAATCCGGCGCCCTGCGTGACGTGCTCCAGAACCACGTCCTCCAGTTGCTCAGCCTCGTCGCGATGGAGCCCCCGGCGTCGTTCTCCGGCGAATACATCCGCAACGAAAAGCTGAAGGTGCTGCAGTCGCTCGTTCCCGGCCGGTCCGGGCCCGTCAGCGGATGGGCCGTCGCGGGCCAGTACGCGGCCGCCGCCATCAAGGGGCAGCGCGTGAAGGCGTACCTCGATGAAGACCGTATTCCGACCGACTCCCGTCGTGAAACCTTCGTCGCCCTGGAAGCCCGGATCGACAACTGGCGCTGGGCCGGAGTTCCGTTCTATCTGCGGACCGGAAAACGCCTGCCGCAACGCGTGACCGAAATCGCCATCCAGTTCAAGCTCCCTCCGCTCAACCTGTTCTCCACGGTCGAATGCGAAGGGACGATGTGCGACCTCGTCGAGGCCCGGCCCAATACGCTCGTCTTCCACATCCAGCCGCGCGAATCGATCACTCTCTCGTTCTCGGCCAAGCGGCCCGGCATGCAGTACCAGGTGCAGCCCGTCGACATGGAGTTCGACTACCAGCAGTCGTTCGATGTCGCGATGCCCGAGGCCTACGAGCGGTTGCTGCTCGACGTCATCCGCGGAGACTCCACGCTCTTCACCCGCAGCGATGAGCTCGAAGCGGCCTGGAAGTTCTGTGATCCGATTCTCGAAGCCTGGGAGAATCCCGATCACCATCCGGAGCTGTACGCCGGCGGAACCTGGGGCCCCAAGGCCGCGCAGGAACTCCTCTCCCGCTCCGGACGGCATTGGTACGTGAGCGAACCCAAATCCAACGGCCACGCCAAGGCCGAAACACCGGTGTGA
- a CDS encoding PSD1 and planctomycete cytochrome C domain-containing protein yields MRTLVPCLLLVALAGRLQADDSRLPDDAFAILKRACLECHGPKKQEADLRLDSRDAALKIESVLTPGRPDASELLRRVALARNDDERMPPLGEPLSKSEIDTLRRWLESGAAWPSLASTDKHWAYTPPERPPVPSALKSNWGRSPIDAFVLARLEREGLTPSPEANRETLIRRVSLDLVGLPPTPAEVEAFVKDQSADAWERLVDRLLESPQFGVKWARPWLDYARYADSHGFQRDDFRELWAYRDWVVDALNADMPFEQFTVEQLAGDLLPSPTQSQLIATGFNRCAPTNVEAGTEPEETRVNQVFDRVNTVGMVWLGSTMECCQCHDHKYDPFSMRDYYGLFAFFNNTEIEAERTNPKVPGSIQFKGTSLSLEDEKTTAARREFEQQIAALDDQLAVRRKELETPDAGWEAGQKKRLTEAPAIHALEIVSFQSTEGSTSEILPDGSVLLSGETPDQDTYIVQARTNVKDIRAIRLDALTDPSLPGAGPGRGDEKRPNFVLTRFHCEAGPASGAGSKPVGFSSASADFSQKSFSPEQAIGKVEGKGWAINPQFRKPHWATFNTAKPLGHEGGTLLTIRLEQNFGGGRTIGRLKLSVVTGSASEEPIPGAVAEALAVAVDQRTEKQRVALADYRATNDAAAKQLQRQKTKLTADLQKLAVPTTQVMKELTAPRTTAMFQRGNYLSPGEKVEPAIPRPLVSATGSTDEAPRSRLDLARWLASPRNPLAARVTVNRWWGELFGQGLVTTPEDFGLKGEAPTHPELLDWLAVEFHDNGGSIKHLLKTIVLSATYRQSSAIRPELHEQDDRNRLLARGARFRLDAETIRDNALAVAGLLSLKQGGPPIKPYQPDGLWVKVGGQRYDYEVSPGEDRFRRGLYVVCKRGSPYPSFVNFDANNRMSCRVNRPRSNTPTQALTLLNDPVYVEAAKAFARDVLQENEATLDGRLTFAFRRATSRTPTSTELAVLRSLYESQTSDAKAQAAEIDRLIGDFPLPKSIDRVEFAGWYAVCAALLNLDETITKG; encoded by the coding sequence ATGCGAACCCTCGTCCCCTGCTTACTCCTCGTGGCGCTGGCAGGCCGCCTGCAGGCGGACGATTCCCGGCTTCCTGACGACGCCTTCGCGATCCTCAAAAGGGCCTGCCTGGAGTGTCACGGCCCGAAGAAGCAGGAGGCCGACCTGCGCCTCGACAGTCGCGACGCGGCTCTCAAGATCGAATCCGTTCTCACGCCAGGCCGTCCTGATGCGAGTGAACTGTTGCGCCGGGTGGCGCTCGCGCGGAATGATGACGAGCGGATGCCCCCTCTCGGCGAGCCTCTCTCGAAATCAGAGATCGACACGCTCCGCCGCTGGCTCGAAAGCGGAGCCGCATGGCCCTCGCTGGCCTCGACGGACAAGCACTGGGCCTATACCCCCCCCGAGCGACCTCCGGTTCCATCCGCTCTGAAGAGCAACTGGGGCCGCTCACCGATCGACGCATTCGTGCTGGCGCGACTCGAACGCGAGGGGCTGACGCCATCCCCCGAAGCCAATCGCGAAACACTGATCCGCCGGGTGTCGCTCGACCTCGTGGGACTGCCGCCGACGCCCGCCGAAGTCGAGGCTTTCGTGAAGGACCAGTCGGCCGATGCGTGGGAAAGGCTTGTCGATCGCCTGCTCGAGTCACCGCAGTTCGGCGTGAAGTGGGCCCGGCCGTGGCTCGACTATGCCCGCTATGCCGACTCGCATGGATTCCAGCGGGACGACTTCCGCGAGCTGTGGGCTTACCGCGACTGGGTGGTCGACGCACTGAATGCGGACATGCCGTTCGAACAGTTCACCGTCGAGCAGCTGGCCGGAGACCTGCTCCCTTCGCCGACGCAGTCGCAGCTCATTGCGACCGGGTTCAACCGCTGTGCGCCGACGAACGTGGAAGCGGGAACCGAACCCGAGGAAACGCGGGTGAACCAGGTCTTCGATCGCGTGAACACGGTCGGAATGGTGTGGCTGGGGAGCACCATGGAATGCTGCCAGTGTCACGACCACAAGTACGATCCGTTCAGCATGCGGGATTACTACGGGCTGTTCGCCTTCTTCAACAACACGGAGATCGAGGCGGAGCGGACGAATCCGAAGGTTCCCGGCTCGATCCAGTTCAAGGGGACTTCACTCTCGCTCGAAGATGAAAAGACGACGGCGGCCCGGCGCGAATTCGAACAGCAGATCGCGGCGCTCGACGACCAGCTGGCGGTGCGGCGAAAGGAACTCGAAACGCCGGACGCAGGGTGGGAGGCCGGGCAGAAGAAGCGTCTGACGGAAGCCCCGGCCATTCACGCACTGGAGATTGTTTCCTTCCAATCGACAGAAGGGTCGACCTCTGAAATCCTGCCAGACGGTTCTGTGCTGCTGAGTGGAGAGACGCCCGACCAGGACACGTACATCGTCCAGGCCCGGACGAACGTGAAGGACATTCGCGCGATTCGGCTCGATGCACTCACCGATCCATCGCTGCCGGGCGCCGGACCTGGCCGGGGAGACGAGAAGCGACCGAACTTCGTGCTGACGCGTTTCCATTGCGAGGCCGGGCCGGCTTCGGGCGCGGGATCGAAACCGGTTGGGTTCAGTTCGGCATCGGCCGACTTTTCGCAGAAGTCGTTTTCCCCCGAGCAGGCGATCGGCAAGGTCGAGGGGAAAGGCTGGGCCATCAATCCGCAGTTCCGCAAGCCGCACTGGGCCACGTTCAACACGGCGAAGCCGCTGGGACATGAGGGGGGGACGCTGCTCACGATCCGACTGGAGCAGAACTTCGGCGGCGGGCGGACGATTGGCCGGCTGAAGCTGAGCGTCGTGACGGGAAGCGCGTCGGAAGAACCGATCCCGGGGGCCGTTGCCGAGGCACTGGCCGTCGCCGTGGACCAGCGGACCGAGAAGCAGCGCGTGGCGCTGGCCGACTATCGGGCGACCAACGATGCCGCGGCCAAGCAGCTCCAGCGGCAGAAGACGAAGCTGACGGCGGACCTGCAGAAGCTCGCGGTTCCGACGACGCAGGTGATGAAAGAACTGACGGCGCCGCGGACGACAGCAATGTTCCAGCGGGGCAACTACCTGTCTCCCGGTGAGAAAGTCGAGCCGGCCATTCCGCGGCCGCTCGTGAGCGCGACCGGGAGCACGGACGAAGCGCCCCGCTCACGGCTCGACCTGGCGCGGTGGCTGGCGAGTCCGCGCAATCCCCTGGCGGCACGCGTGACGGTCAATCGCTGGTGGGGCGAACTGTTCGGCCAGGGACTCGTGACAACTCCCGAGGATTTCGGCCTGAAAGGCGAAGCGCCCACCCACCCGGAACTGCTCGACTGGCTGGCCGTGGAGTTTCACGACAACGGCGGCTCAATCAAGCACCTGCTGAAAACGATCGTCCTGTCCGCGACGTATCGGCAGTCGTCCGCAATCCGCCCTGAACTCCATGAACAGGATGACCGCAACCGCCTCCTCGCCCGCGGGGCGAGATTCCGGCTCGATGCGGAAACGATTCGCGACAACGCGCTCGCCGTGGCCGGGCTGCTCAGCCTGAAACAGGGTGGCCCGCCGATCAAGCCGTATCAGCCGGACGGCCTGTGGGTGAAAGTCGGCGGCCAGAGATACGACTATGAAGTGAGCCCCGGAGAAGACCGGTTCCGGCGGGGGCTGTATGTCGTCTGCAAGCGGGGCTCGCCCTATCCGAGCTTCGTCAACTTCGATGCCAACAACCGGATGTCGTGCCGCGTGAACCGCCCCCGGTCGAACACACCCACCCAGGCGCTCACGCTCCTCAACGATCCGGTCTACGTCGAAGCGGCCAAGGCGTTCGCCCGCGACGTGCTGCAGGAGAACGAGGCGACGCTGGACGGCCGGTTGACGTTTGCATTCCGCCGCGCGACCTCGCGGACGCCGACCTCCACCGAACTGGCGGTCCTCCGGTCGCTGTACGAATCCCAGACATCCGACGCGAAAGCCCAGGCGGCTGAAATCGACCGACTGATCGGCGACTTCCCGTTGCCGAAGTCGATCGACCGGGTCGAGTTCGCCGGCTGGTATGCCGTCTGTGCGGCGCTCCTCAATCTCGATGAGACGATCACCAAGGGTTGA
- a CDS encoding sialidase family protein: MSTFPIWMLLTARVPPLAIAIAAVLAGASLSRADDASQARIVEVRRIWDAAPHNAFTDLVWRDGHWFCVFREGAKHVSPDGALRVLSSTDGATWSSSALIRSTDSDLRDAKISIAPGNRLMLCGAGALHEPVNGMRHQSYVWYSEDGRDWGEPIPIGDPGFWLWRIVWHDDIAYAVGYSTALDRSTRTTRLYRSTDGRTFEVIVPELNGAGRSPGESSLLFDSDGSSLCIVRHDDPKEPAALLGSSRSPYREWTWKSLQTRLGGPQVIRLPDGRLVVGGRDSIGPPECNLWWLDPETAKLTTLATLPSGGDTSYPGLVFRDGLLWVSYYSSHEEKTSIYLAKVKLPDASDATR, from the coding sequence ATGAGCACCTTCCCAATCTGGATGCTGTTGACGGCGCGTGTGCCTCCGCTGGCGATCGCGATTGCCGCGGTCCTGGCAGGGGCGTCCCTGTCGCGTGCGGACGACGCTTCGCAGGCCAGGATCGTCGAGGTCCGCCGCATCTGGGACGCTGCGCCGCACAACGCATTTACGGACCTCGTCTGGCGTGACGGTCACTGGTTCTGCGTGTTCCGCGAAGGGGCGAAACATGTCTCTCCCGACGGCGCGCTGCGGGTGCTCAGCTCGACGGACGGGGCAACGTGGTCGTCGTCCGCCCTGATCCGGTCGACCGACTCAGATCTGCGGGACGCCAAAATCAGCATTGCACCAGGCAATCGGCTGATGCTGTGCGGCGCCGGCGCCCTGCATGAGCCGGTCAACGGGATGCGGCACCAGTCGTATGTCTGGTACTCGGAAGACGGACGCGACTGGGGCGAACCGATTCCGATCGGAGATCCCGGTTTCTGGCTGTGGCGCATCGTATGGCATGACGACATCGCCTATGCCGTCGGCTATTCGACCGCACTCGATCGGTCCACACGGACCACCCGCCTGTATCGCAGCACAGATGGCCGGACGTTCGAGGTGATCGTCCCGGAACTGAACGGGGCGGGACGTTCTCCGGGAGAATCTTCGCTGCTCTTCGACAGCGACGGCTCGTCGCTCTGCATCGTCCGTCACGATGATCCGAAGGAGCCCGCGGCGCTTCTCGGCTCCTCCAGGTCGCCTTACCGGGAGTGGACGTGGAAAAGCCTGCAGACGCGGCTGGGCGGGCCACAGGTGATCCGACTGCCCGATGGACGACTTGTCGTCGGCGGCCGTGATTCCATCGGTCCGCCCGAATGCAACCTGTGGTGGCTTGATCCGGAGACGGCGAAGCTCACGACGCTGGCGACTCTCCCCTCGGGCGGCGACACGAGCTACCCCGGGCTGGTGTTCCGGGACGGATTGCTTTGGGTCAGCTATTACTCTTCGCACGAGGAGAAGACGAGCATCTACCTGGCGAAAGTGAAGTTACCGGACGCGAGCGACGCGACTCGTTAG
- a CDS encoding NUDIX domain-containing protein, which yields MSLPDLSRVTRVAVAIVEADGAYLVGVRGPDGPLPGYHEFPGGKLNHDERPNDGAVRECLEETGLDVLPVERVYECTHDYPHGRVELTFVLCRPAVAGRPAALGRFEWRLRRELGELKFPEANAPVVALLQSRP from the coding sequence ATGTCCCTGCCTGATCTCTCCCGAGTGACGCGTGTCGCGGTGGCGATCGTCGAAGCGGACGGCGCGTACCTGGTCGGCGTTCGAGGCCCGGACGGGCCGCTCCCTGGCTACCACGAGTTCCCAGGCGGCAAGCTGAATCACGACGAGCGGCCGAACGACGGAGCGGTCCGCGAGTGCCTGGAGGAAACGGGGCTGGACGTTCTGCCGGTCGAGCGGGTTTATGAATGTACGCACGACTATCCGCATGGCCGGGTGGAACTGACGTTCGTGCTCTGCCGACCGGCGGTCGCCGGGCGTCCGGCGGCGCTTGGGCGTTTTGAATGGCGGTTGCGGCGGGAACTGGGGGAGCTGAAGTTCCCGGAGGCGAACGCGCCTGTCGTGGCGCTGCTGCAGTCGCGCCCGTAG
- a CDS encoding DUF1501 domain-containing protein gives MTRLTAMTDALARRCFLRRGGVSLGMTALASLLRRDAAAAETSAPRGPDLRPRAKNIIFMHMIGAPSQLDLFDSKPELVARDGEVCPESLLEGRRFAFIGGKMTLSGSKYRFRRHGASGQEMSELLPHLAGIADDIAIVKSIHTEEINHAPAQMFLHTGFGRGGRPGLGSWVNYGLGSENDNLPAYVVLQSGPIGGAGTSLWSSGFLPSVYQGVQFRSSGDAVLFLSNPPGQDDADRRRILDAVKGLNETRLATIGDPEIATRISQYEMAFRMQSSVPDLMDLSGETAETLSLYGAKPGQASFANNCLLARRLVERGVRVIELYDSDWDHHGSLATRLPAKCLDVDRPMAALVTDLKRRGLLDETLIVWGAEFGRSPLGQGMDGNGKATAAGRDHHKDAYTMWLAGGGVKPGITWGRTDDFGFSPVENGVHIHDLNATLLHLLGLDHERLTFKYQGREFRLTDVAGNVVDGLIAS, from the coding sequence ATGACTCGGCTGACAGCAATGACCGATGCCCTGGCGCGGCGGTGTTTCCTGCGGCGCGGCGGTGTGTCGCTGGGCATGACGGCCCTCGCGTCCCTGCTGCGTCGCGACGCAGCTGCTGCGGAAACGTCCGCGCCGCGCGGGCCCGATCTGCGTCCGCGGGCGAAGAACATCATTTTCATGCACATGATCGGCGCGCCGTCGCAGCTCGATCTGTTCGACTCCAAACCCGAACTCGTGGCCCGCGACGGAGAGGTCTGTCCCGAGTCGCTTCTTGAAGGCCGACGGTTCGCGTTCATCGGCGGAAAGATGACGCTTTCCGGCTCGAAGTACCGCTTCCGCCGCCATGGCGCGAGCGGGCAGGAGATGTCGGAACTACTGCCGCACCTGGCCGGCATCGCCGACGACATCGCAATCGTCAAATCGATCCACACCGAAGAGATCAACCACGCCCCGGCCCAGATGTTCCTGCACACGGGGTTCGGGCGCGGCGGCCGGCCGGGGCTGGGTTCGTGGGTGAACTACGGACTCGGCTCGGAGAACGACAATCTCCCGGCGTACGTCGTCCTGCAGTCGGGGCCGATCGGCGGGGCTGGAACGTCGTTGTGGTCCAGCGGGTTCCTGCCGAGCGTGTACCAGGGAGTGCAGTTCCGATCGAGCGGAGACGCCGTACTGTTCCTGAGCAATCCGCCCGGACAGGATGACGCCGACCGACGCCGGATTCTCGATGCCGTCAAGGGGCTGAACGAAACGCGCCTGGCGACGATCGGCGATCCGGAGATCGCGACGCGCATCAGCCAGTATGAAATGGCGTTCCGGATGCAGTCGTCCGTTCCGGACCTGATGGACCTGTCCGGCGAAACCGCCGAAACGCTGTCGCTCTATGGCGCGAAACCGGGGCAGGCTTCGTTTGCCAATAACTGCCTGCTGGCACGACGGCTCGTCGAACGCGGCGTCCGGGTCATCGAGCTCTACGACTCCGACTGGGACCATCACGGCAGCCTGGCGACGCGCCTGCCGGCGAAATGCCTCGACGTCGACCGCCCGATGGCCGCGCTCGTGACGGACCTCAAGCGCCGCGGCCTGCTCGATGAAACGCTCATCGTGTGGGGCGCGGAATTCGGACGATCGCCGCTCGGACAGGGAATGGACGGCAACGGCAAGGCGACGGCCGCCGGCCGCGACCATCACAAGGATGCCTACACCATGTGGCTGGCCGGCGGCGGTGTGAAGCCGGGAATCACCTGGGGCAGGACGGACGACTTCGGATTCAGTCCCGTGGAAAACGGCGTCCACATCCACGACCTCAACGCCACGCTGCTCCACCTGCTGGGGCTCGACCACGAACGCTTGACGTTCAAGTACCAGGGGCGTGAGTTCCGGCTGACGGATGTGGCCGGCAACGTCGTCGACGGGCTGATTGCCAGCTGA